The sequence below is a genomic window from Streptococcus pantholopis.
ATAAAGAATTATTTGATATTAAAGGGGGCTACTATCCAGTTATTACAGGACCGATTCTTCTTTCACAAAAAGTTGCTAATTGGGTAGTTGGTAAAATATCAAAATGACTTATTTTATATCATATAGTTACAGAGGCTGGGACAAAAGTTCCTGCCCCTATAACTTTTTTAGATGGATGCGTTTGACGCAGTGGTTAATTGGAAATTCTTATCCCTGGTCAATCTAGGGATAGCGACCTCCCTAATCAACTGTGAGGAGGTGGGACAGCAAAATCGAAATCGGCATTTTATGACGATTTACCGATTTTTGTCCCACTCTCTGTTTTTTGTGCACTGAGTGAAGCTAAGTCTCAAAAAGCTAGTTAAAACACCAAAACATCCGGCGAATAAACTGAAAAATGCGGCACAGCGGTCAAGTGTTTCCAATGTTATTAGCAAAAGAATCCAAGAATAATAATCTTATTCTGCTGATTGACTCTCAGATTCCCCCTTAAATATCCCAAATCTGTTAAGATATGAGGGCTTTAAAAGCACAAATTTATAAATTGAAGACAAACCGTTGAGAATAACTATATTGCAAATGATGATAATGAGAATTTAGCGTCATAATGCAGGCAGTTTTAGCTTGCCTCAATTATACTTGCCATCTAATAGAATTAGCACCTCTAGTATAATTCCTTCTCTATGTAAAAGTATTTAAAAAATGATGTCCCGCTTTCAGTCTGATTTTATGCTGCAAACTGTTAATTTCTTAGCTTTGTTTCCAGCTGTCATCTTGCAGAATTTCACCCGTTTCATAAAGGCTAATTTTACGGCTTAAGCGGTCAATACTGCGCTGTAAATTAGCTTGCTTTTCTTTTTCCAGAAGCATCTCCCGCTGCTGACGCAGCAGAGCCTCAATAGGAATTCCCGAGTGCCGAAAACAGATAACCATCTCCAGCCATTTGTTCAAATCGTCTGTAAAGCAACGGTTGCCATTGTTTTTTCGCGGAACTGACGGTAAAAGTCCGATACGCTCATAATAGCTCAGGGTATTGGGGCTAATATGATATTTTTCAGAAACCTGTGTGATGATATAAGTATTTTGATTATCAACAGTTCAATAAGGCAAAGACAGCAGGCAGAGAGCAGTACTTGGAGATAAGTACCGCCGCTGTTTGGGAAATATGTCCTTGCATAAGCCAAATACTGCTTTGCCGTACAGCCGACAATCTAAGCTTTCATCTTTTCACTGTTTAACAGTGCAGCACTTACAGTTAACTACAAGTCAAGGTGATTGTTTTTTTAACGGCTTCTCTTTCTCATCTGGATCAACAAGCCCTTTAAGCTTGAACTGCTTTAAAAGTCCTAGCTGTTCAAATATTGCTATAAAACATACTAAGATTAGTAGTGAGGAAATCTCCGACGGGAGAGAGTACTCACTACTTTTTCTTTGTGTTAAGTAGAGGTGTCTTGTTAAGTTGTAGGGGTTTTTGACGCTAGACGTCGTATATAAAACTGGCAAGACACCTATTTTAGAGAGAATGTTATCAAAGTATGTGGGGCGTTTAACGTCGGGTATTGAAAATGACATCACTAAAATAGGGAAGCAATCAAGACAAAGAGGTAATATCATGCGTGCAGTTTTCGGAATTGATGTGAGTAAGGCGAGTTCAGAAGTGGCTATTTTGGTCAATGGTGATAAGGTTCATAGCTATACTATGACAAATGATGCCA
It includes:
- a CDS encoding MerR family transcriptional regulator, translating into MITQVSEKYHISPNTLSYYERIGLLPSVPRKNNGNRCFTDDLNKWLEMVICFRHSGIPIEALLRQQREMLLEKEKQANLQRSIDRLSRKISLYETGEILQDDSWKQS